A part of Streptococcus porcinus genomic DNA contains:
- a CDS encoding MORN repeat-containing protein, translating into MEKIKTFVQELTITRAKLEIITVIILVVCGLSVFALHHRAKVALTYDHGRIKYTGYVLNHRMNGKGQLTYGNGDIYSGEFRDGQFGGLGTYKASSGWSYSGHFKNGQADGKGILKAKNSKVYKGTFKQGIYQK; encoded by the coding sequence ATGGAAAAAATAAAGACGTTCGTTCAAGAGTTAACTATTACGAGAGCAAAATTAGAGATTATTACGGTTATTATTTTAGTGGTTTGTGGACTGTCAGTCTTCGCCTTACACCATCGCGCTAAAGTGGCCCTGACTTATGATCATGGAAGAATTAAGTATACAGGATATGTCCTTAACCATCGGATGAATGGTAAAGGACAATTGACTTATGGTAACGGAGATATTTATAGTGGGGAATTTCGTGATGGTCAGTTTGGTGGACTGGGCACTTACAAAGCAAGTAGCGGCTGGTCATATAGTGGTCATTTTAAAAATGGTCAAGCTGATGGTAAAGGTATTTTAAAAGCAAAAAATAGTAAGGTTTATAAAGGGACCTTTAAACAGGGGATTTATCAAAAATGA
- the ruvB gene encoding Holliday junction branch migration DNA helicase RuvB, whose translation MTRILDNDVMGDEELVERTLRPQFLREYIGQDKVKDQLNIFIEAAKMRDESLDHVLLFGPPGLGKTTMAFVIANELGVNLKQTSGPAIEKSGDLVAILNDLEPGDVLFIDEIHRIPMAVEEVLYSAMEDFYIDIMIGAGDTSRSVHLELPPFTLIGATTRAGMLSNPLRARFGITGHMEYYQVDDLTEIIERTSDIFDMEIVQEAAHELARRSRGTPRIANRLLKRVRDYAQIMGNGIITKDITDKALEMLDVDHEGLDYVDQKILRTMIEMYNGGPVGLGTLSVNIAEERDTVEDMYEPYLIQKGFIVRTRTGRVATQKAYQHLHYPYNEK comes from the coding sequence ATGACTAGAATTTTGGATAATGATGTGATGGGTGATGAGGAGCTTGTTGAACGTACTTTGCGCCCACAATTTTTAAGAGAATATATTGGACAAGATAAGGTAAAGGATCAGCTTAATATTTTTATTGAAGCTGCAAAGATGCGGGATGAGTCTTTAGATCATGTTCTACTTTTTGGTCCTCCAGGCTTAGGAAAAACGACTATGGCATTTGTTATTGCAAATGAGCTCGGTGTTAACCTTAAGCAAACTTCGGGGCCAGCTATTGAAAAATCTGGTGATTTGGTAGCTATTTTGAATGATTTAGAACCGGGGGATGTTCTGTTTATTGATGAGATACATCGAATTCCGATGGCTGTTGAAGAGGTACTTTATAGTGCCATGGAAGATTTTTATATTGATATTATGATTGGTGCTGGAGATACCAGTCGAAGTGTCCATCTAGAATTACCGCCGTTTACTTTGATTGGGGCAACTACACGTGCCGGAATGTTGTCAAATCCATTAAGAGCACGCTTTGGTATTACTGGCCATATGGAATATTATCAAGTTGATGATTTGACTGAAATTATAGAACGGACCTCGGATATTTTTGATATGGAAATTGTTCAAGAAGCTGCTCATGAGCTTGCTCGACGTAGTCGAGGTACCCCCCGTATTGCTAATAGACTTTTGAAACGTGTTCGAGATTATGCACAAATTATGGGAAATGGAATCATTACTAAAGATATTACTGATAAAGCTCTAGAAATGTTGGATGTTGATCACGAAGGATTAGATTATGTTGATCAAAAAATTCTACGTACCATGATTGAGATGTATAATGGTGGGCCAGTTGGATTGGGAACTTTGTCTGTTAATATTGCTGAAGAACGGGATACAGTAGAGGATATGTACGAGCCCTATCTCATTCAAAAAGGTTTCATTGTGCGGACACGTACGGGGCGAGTAGCAACACAAAAAGCCTATCAACATCTCCATTATCCTTACAACGAAAAATAG
- the purB gene encoding adenylosuccinate lyase, which yields MLERYSRPEMATIWSEENKYRAWLEVEILADEAWAELGEIPKEDVAKIRANADFDVNRILEIEKETRHDVVAFTRAVSETLGDERKWVHYGLTSTDVVDTAYGYLYKQANDIIRRDLENFTQIVADKAREHKMTIMMGRTHGVHAEPTTFGLKLATWYSEMKRNQERFERAAAGVEAGKISGAVGNFANIPPFVEEYVCGKLGIRPQKISTQVLPRDLHAEYFAVLASIATSIERMATEIRGLQKSEQREVEEYFAKGQKGSSAMPHKRNPIGSENMTGLARVIRGHMVTAYENVALWHERDISHSSAERIITPDTTILINYMLNRFGNIVKNLTVFPENMIRNMGSTFGLIFSQRVMLKLIEKGMTREGAYDLVQPKTAYSWDNQVDFKPLLEADEEVTSRLTQEEIDELFNPVYYTKRVDDIFNRLGL from the coding sequence ATGTTAGAACGTTATTCACGCCCTGAGATGGCGACTATTTGGAGTGAAGAAAATAAATATAGAGCTTGGTTAGAGGTAGAGATTTTAGCAGACGAGGCCTGGGCTGAGCTTGGCGAAATTCCTAAAGAGGATGTGGCTAAGATTCGTGCTAATGCTGATTTTGATGTGAATCGTATCCTTGAAATTGAGAAAGAAACACGTCATGATGTGGTAGCTTTTACCCGTGCGGTTTCAGAAACGCTTGGTGATGAGCGTAAGTGGGTTCACTATGGCTTGACTTCAACAGACGTTGTTGATACGGCTTATGGTTACCTCTACAAACAGGCTAATGATATTATTCGTCGCGACCTTGAGAACTTTACGCAAATCGTGGCTGATAAGGCGCGTGAGCACAAGATGACGATCATGATGGGTCGTACTCACGGTGTTCATGCGGAACCGACGACTTTTGGTCTTAAGTTGGCAACTTGGTACAGCGAGATGAAACGTAATCAAGAGCGTTTCGAACGTGCTGCTGCTGGGGTTGAGGCTGGTAAAATCTCTGGCGCGGTAGGCAATTTTGCCAATATCCCACCATTTGTGGAAGAATATGTTTGCGGTAAACTTGGCATCCGCCCCCAAAAAATTTCTACACAGGTCCTACCTCGTGATTTACATGCCGAATACTTTGCGGTTCTAGCAAGCATCGCAACCTCTATTGAACGCATGGCAACTGAAATCCGAGGTTTGCAAAAATCTGAACAACGTGAAGTGGAAGAATACTTTGCTAAAGGGCAAAAAGGAAGCTCAGCTATGCCACATAAACGTAACCCTATCGGTTCTGAAAATATGACTGGTTTAGCCCGTGTTATCCGCGGTCATATGGTAACAGCTTATGAAAATGTTGCTTTATGGCATGAACGCGACATTTCACACTCATCTGCAGAACGGATTATTACACCTGACACAACAATTTTAATCAACTACATGCTTAATCGCTTCGGCAATATTGTTAAAAATTTAACAGTTTTTCCTGAAAATATGATCCGTAATATGGGTTCCACCTTTGGTCTTATCTTTAGTCAAAGAGTGATGTTGAAACTGATTGAAAAAGGTATGACTCGCGAAGGGGCTTATGATTTGGTACAGCCTAAAACAGCCTATTCGTGGGACAACCAAGTGGACTTTAAACCTCTCTTAGAAGCAGATGAAGAAGTAACTTCTCGTTTAACGCAAGAAGAAATTGATGAGCTTTTCAATCCTGTTTACTATACTAAACGAGTTGATGATATCTTCAATAGACTGGGATTATAA
- a CDS encoding helix-turn-helix transcriptional regulator has translation MKKLGKKIQKLRLDKSLTRETICGDESELSIRQLARIEKGQSIPSLAKVLFIAKKLELPVVELINPECLVLPKRYKELKYLILRRPTYMNGQNLVDREAQFDEIFEDYYATLPEEEQLIIDLLQSRFDVYQSGDTNYGKELLREYISQIRKKKSYALNDIFLIDLYLTCGMVSNFKEELFDKGNFDCFTNKLVLLEDKLELKDLFLLNNVLLTSIAVGISIKEYQKTRILLNVCRRIMTITQDFQRMPIYYMYEWKYTLFYMKDSQKAYYYYRQSLIFARTLTDNYLVNRLKTSWELDNQS, from the coding sequence ATGAAAAAACTTGGGAAAAAGATTCAAAAATTGAGGTTGGATAAGAGTCTGACTCGTGAAACTATTTGTGGAGATGAGTCAGAATTATCGATTCGACAGCTGGCTCGTATCGAAAAAGGTCAATCTATTCCTAGTTTAGCCAAAGTCTTATTTATTGCAAAAAAATTAGAATTACCTGTCGTTGAACTTATCAATCCAGAGTGCTTGGTTTTACCAAAACGTTATAAGGAGCTTAAATATCTGATTCTTAGGCGGCCAACCTACATGAATGGTCAAAATTTGGTGGATCGCGAAGCTCAATTTGATGAAATATTTGAAGATTATTATGCGACATTGCCTGAAGAAGAGCAGCTAATCATTGATTTATTACAGTCTCGGTTTGATGTCTACCAAAGTGGTGACACTAATTATGGTAAAGAATTACTCCGTGAGTATATTAGCCAAATTCGTAAGAAAAAGAGTTATGCTTTAAATGATATTTTTTTGATAGATCTTTACCTGACTTGTGGTATGGTTTCAAACTTTAAGGAAGAATTGTTCGATAAGGGAAATTTTGATTGTTTCACCAATAAATTAGTTCTTTTGGAAGATAAGTTAGAATTAAAAGATCTCTTTTTACTCAATAATGTTCTTCTCACCTCCATCGCTGTGGGAATTAGTATTAAAGAATATCAGAAAACAAGAATACTTCTGAATGTCTGTCGGCGGATTATGACAATTACCCAAGACTTTCAGCGTATGCCTATTTATTACATGTACGAATGGAAATACACTTTATTTTATATGAAAGACTCTCAAAAGGCTTATTATTATTACCGTCAATCTCTAATATTTGCACGAACACTAACCGATAATTACCTTGTTAATCGTTTAAAAACAAGTTGGGAATTAGATAATCAATCGTAA
- a CDS encoding quorum-sensing system DWW-type pheromone, with translation MLKKHKYTLLLVGLFLASAALTMTDKDWWHIG, from the coding sequence ATGCTTAAAAAACACAAATATACATTACTGTTAGTAGGTCTCTTTTTGGCTAGTGCAGCATTAACTATGACGGATAAAGATTGGTGGCATATCGGATGA